In Caldisericaceae bacterium, the DNA window TTACGTGTTTAAAGCCATTACTTTTGGTTTCTTCCTCAATAAATTTTTCTATAAATTTTTCAGTTATATTCCAGTTTAGTGATAAATCAACCATATTATTTTTCCTCCACTATATTTTTAAAGTTCCTTAATAGGTTTGAGAAATCTTCTTCTCTTATTAAAGGAAATACTGCCCTTTTTTTGTATATATCCTCAGTATCTACAGTTCCCGATACTAGTGTTTCTTCGAATAGAGGTGCCTGCACTAATTTTTTTCCAAGTGGACTTTGGATAAAACTTCCTCCGTAAAAGCCTAGTCCATCATCAAAACCGACCCTATTTACATAGACAACAAAAAGGCTAAAGAAGTTTGTGTATGTAGAACTTGCCGTTTCAACAGCAGTTTGAATTTGCGGAGTGTTTTCCTTGAGGCCTCTTAGAGGCATGTTTGAGATTGCAAATACAAAATCGATATTACTTGCATAGGCAAGTGAAAGTAGTGTTGGATGGAAGAAGTCTCTACAGATGATAACTGTTGCATTTCCATAGTCAGTTTCTATTTTTATGAAATCTTTTCCTCGGCCAAAAAACCTCAATTCTTCAAACATACCATGTGTTGGTGGAAACATTTTTCTGTAAACGGATTTTACTTCACCTTTGGAAAGATACATTGAAGAATTATAAATGATTTTATCTTCTCCTTTTTCTACAAACCCTAAAATAATATCAATTTCTTTGCTAAGTGTTTTTAAAGGTTCAAAAAATTGAGCATTATAAGGAAGAGCAATATCAAAAGATAAGTCTTTTAACATATATCCTGTAATACTAAGTTCAGGGAAAACAACAACTTTTGAATTTTCAGAAATGGCACGATTTGTAAACTCTATGTGCTTAGCGAGATTTTCTTCGATGCTTCCTAATTTGGGGTTTATTTGCGCTAAGGAAATTTTAAACTTCATCTTTAGTTCTCCTTTCTAGTGTTTTCAACAAGGGTAAACCTATCAAATATGTTGAAATTGCTTCTCCTAATCCTATTGTAATTACACCAAAAAGATATGGTTTTAATGCAAAATGTTCAATTGAATATCTTAAGGCTTCATAAAAGTTTAATCTTGTATTTAAAGTTGCAAGTGTAACTACATAAAAACTTACACCAAAACCATTAAGGATAATAGGAGGAAGTGGAGCAAAAAATTTTTTCCATTTCATCTTACCTACAAGGTAAGTTAATACCGAAGAAATAAAAGTAAATAGAGTGCCTAAAACCCAGTCGATTGGTCCAAATGGGGATGAAAGATTTGCAAGAAAACATCCAATTGTTGTGCCTAAAATAGCCTCAGGGAATGCATACGGAAGCACAGTTAAAGCTTCTGAAATTCTTACTTGTATTGGGCCGTAAGAAATTGGGGTAAGCACCACTGTTAATACAAAATATAAAGCACCTATAAGTGAAGCACGTAAAAGAAACCTTAAAGTATTTTTATTTGCCATCTTTTCGTTCCTTTTTAAAATTATTTGTTTTCGTTAGAAGGAGTTTCTTTTGGTAGGTTTTCATTTCGTTTTTTTATTTCTTCATCTTTTTTTGAAAGTTCCCTTTTAAGGTTATCAATTTCTTTTTTTAATGCCGCTAAGTCTACACTCTGTGCAATGAAAGATATAAACCAGATTAAAATTCCACCACTAATAAATGATACTAGCGTAAGCGCACCTGTTGAGATACCTTCTAATTTGTAGCCAAATAAGTTTATATCTGCATAGTAGTTGATATTTAGTATTAGAAACCAAGTTGCAATCCCAGAGAGTACTAGGGTTATAAATAGTAAAAAACCGACCTTTTTCATTTTATGCCTCCCTTCTTATTTTCTTATATTATAAGATAAATTAAATTTTTTTACATCTTTTTTCTTAGTCTTGGATCTATTGCGTCCCTAAGTCCATCACCGAATAAATTGAAACCAAGAACTGAAACGAGTATGGCAATTCCTGGAAATGTAGCAACCCACCAATAACCGCCTGTTATATAATGGTTAGAGTTAGCAAGCATTGCTCCCCATTCTGCTGTAGGAGGTTGTGCTCCTAAGCCTAAAAATCCTAAAGCAGCAGCATCAAGAATTGCGCTGCCTATACTTAAGGTGGCGTAAACAATTATTACCGATAAGACGTTTGGTAATAAATGGACTCTTAGAATTCTAAGTTTTGGAGTGCCAATTGCTTTTGCAGCTTCTATAAATTCAGTATTCTTAACCATAATTGTCTCAGATCTTACAACTCTTGCTATTTGTGGAGAGTAAGTTATTCCAATTGCTATCATTGCCTTTGATAGACCTCTTCCAAGTACAGATACAATAACTATAGCAAGAAGTATTGAAGGTAAAGCAAACATGATATCAGTAATTCTCATAAGGATATTGTCAAGTGTCCCTCCGTAGAATCCTGAGAAAATGCCAAGCAAACTTCCTAATAAAATCCCAATGATGACTGCAATTACTCCAACAGAAAGCGAAACCCTTGCTCCATAAATAATTCTACTCAATACATCTCTTCCAAATTCGTCTGTTCCTAAAAAGTTCTTAAGATTGCCTGCCCAAAAACCTGGCTGTAAATTGTTGTATAAATTTTGTTCTATTGGGCTATAAGGGGATATTAGGGGAGCAAAAATTGCAACAATTATAAGTATTAAAATTATTCCAAGACCTATTAATG includes these proteins:
- a CDS encoding ABC transporter permease, producing the protein MEEEILENKELLTSENFFMESFKALRKNKSALIGLGIILILIIVAIFAPLISPYSPIEQNLYNNLQPGFWAGNLKNFLGTDEFGRDVLSRIIYGARVSLSVGVIAVIIGILLGSLLGIFSGFYGGTLDNILMRITDIMFALPSILLAIVIVSVLGRGLSKAMIAIGITYSPQIARVVRSETIMVKNTEFIEAAKAIGTPKLRILRVHLLPNVLSVIIVYATLSIGSAILDAAALGFLGLGAQPPTAEWGAMLANSNHYITGGYWWVATFPGIAILVSVLGFNLFGDGLRDAIDPRLRKKM
- a CDS encoding QueT transporter family protein, translating into MANKNTLRFLLRASLIGALYFVLTVVLTPISYGPIQVRISEALTVLPYAFPEAILGTTIGCFLANLSSPFGPIDWVLGTLFTFISSVLTYLVGKMKWKKFFAPLPPIILNGFGVSFYVVTLATLNTRLNFYEALRYSIEHFALKPYLFGVITIGLGEAISTYLIGLPLLKTLERRTKDEV